In Deinococcus sedimenti, a single genomic region encodes these proteins:
- the queA gene encoding tRNA preQ1(34) S-adenosylmethionine ribosyltransferase-isomerase QueA, which produces MTDATPHAGADAVLHRLNFHLPEDRVAQTGAEPRDASRLMIVGDEIQHRVFRDLPDDLRAGDLLVFNQSKVIPARVMARKPVDAHGHGGGSVEVMLLRAEERPELGRHVWSAYLKPARRAGNELWLGGLEHEGGHRAQVVGELEDGARLLRFDHDILPHLDDIGRLPLPPYIDAGDSDETWRDRYQTVYAREPGSVAAPTAGLHFTPELLARLAGLGVQTAHVTLHVGAGTFRPISGSVADHVMHAERWHVTPETAQAINAARAEGRRVIAVGTTTVRTLESAWDGTQVQPGEGDTQIFITPGRPVNVPDLLITNLHLPGSTLLLLVAAFAGEDRIRAAYDAALNGDYRFYSLGDAMLLTNVRGARSEVTGE; this is translated from the coding sequence ATGACCGACGCCACGCCGCACGCCGGGGCGGACGCCGTCCTGCACCGCCTGAACTTCCACCTGCCCGAGGACCGCGTCGCGCAGACCGGCGCGGAACCCCGCGACGCCTCCCGCCTGATGATCGTGGGCGACGAGATTCAGCACCGGGTGTTCCGCGACCTGCCGGACGACCTGCGCGCGGGTGACCTGCTGGTGTTCAACCAGAGCAAGGTCATCCCCGCGCGCGTCATGGCCCGCAAACCCGTGGACGCCCACGGGCACGGCGGCGGCAGCGTGGAGGTCATGCTGCTGCGCGCCGAGGAACGCCCCGAACTGGGCCGACACGTCTGGAGCGCGTACCTGAAACCCGCCCGCCGCGCCGGGAACGAACTGTGGCTGGGCGGCCTGGAACACGAGGGCGGGCACCGCGCCCAGGTCGTCGGGGAACTGGAGGACGGCGCGCGCCTGCTGCGCTTCGACCACGACATCCTGCCGCACCTGGACGACATCGGCCGCCTGCCCCTCCCGCCGTACATCGACGCGGGCGACAGTGACGAGACGTGGCGCGACCGCTACCAGACCGTGTACGCCCGCGAGCCCGGCAGCGTCGCCGCGCCCACCGCCGGACTGCACTTCACGCCCGAACTCCTGGCCCGGCTGGCCGGACTGGGCGTGCAGACCGCGCACGTCACCCTGCACGTCGGCGCCGGCACCTTCCGGCCCATCAGTGGCAGCGTCGCCGACCACGTCATGCACGCCGAACGCTGGCACGTCACCCCCGAGACCGCGCAGGCCATCAACGCCGCCCGCGCCGAGGGCCGCCGCGTCATTGCGGTCGGCACCACTACCGTCCGCACGCTGGAAAGCGCCTGGGACGGCACGCAGGTCCAGCCCGGCGAGGGCGACACGCAGATCTTCATCACGCCCGGCCGTCCCGTCAACGTCCCGGACCTGCTGATCACGAACCTGCACCTGCCGGGCAGCACCCTCCTCCTGCTGGTCGCCGCGTTCGCCGGGGAGGACCGCATCCGCGCCGCGTACGACGCCGCCCTGAACGGCGACTACCGCTTCTACTCGCTGGGCGACGCGATGCTCCTGACCAACGTGCGCGGCGCGCGATCCGAGGTCACTGGGGAGTAG
- a CDS encoding GGDEF domain-containing protein, whose amino-acid sequence MTQSSTSTSMADPPPWVLRQHRMFTWLVWLGALACAAALGSQYPRLDPLDVWALPALVLTLLVLRVMLGQATVSIGTAVHVTFISTATYVLLALNHQFSVLTVQSMALMENTYWFAVIYVAAFLVYEPRKAVGAAGVILGLATFICVLNMLLVVPPAARLQLLGPCAQFLLVGAVLTLIQATLGVQRTQFQAARAAALTDPLTGLANRRAAEERLTRLTQNAETYTLILFDLDHFKRVNDMHGHAMGDLVLRGVADVARRHLPEGSLMARWGGEEFLLILPEQRDKHLRPMLDRLRADLRHHRYGTVNGVTACFGVATASPAEDPTAVVERADLAMYRVKQQGRNDVHLADLRRTHVS is encoded by the coding sequence TTGACTCAGTCATCCACGTCCACGTCCATGGCCGATCCGCCACCCTGGGTGCTGCGGCAACACCGCATGTTCACCTGGCTCGTGTGGCTGGGCGCGCTGGCGTGCGCCGCCGCCCTCGGCTCCCAGTACCCCAGACTGGATCCGCTCGACGTCTGGGCCCTGCCGGCCCTGGTCCTGACGCTGCTGGTGCTGCGCGTGATGCTCGGTCAGGCCACCGTGAGCATCGGCACGGCCGTCCACGTGACCTTCATCAGCACCGCCACCTACGTGCTGCTGGCCCTGAACCACCAGTTCAGCGTGCTGACCGTGCAGTCCATGGCGCTCATGGAAAACACCTACTGGTTCGCCGTGATCTACGTGGCCGCCTTCTTGGTGTACGAACCCCGCAAGGCCGTGGGCGCCGCCGGCGTGATCCTGGGGCTGGCCACGTTCATCTGCGTGCTGAACATGCTGCTGGTCGTGCCGCCCGCCGCCCGCCTGCAACTGCTCGGGCCGTGCGCGCAGTTCCTGCTCGTCGGGGCGGTCCTGACCCTGATCCAGGCGACGCTGGGCGTGCAGCGCACCCAGTTTCAGGCTGCTCGCGCCGCCGCGCTGACCGACCCCCTGACCGGACTGGCCAACCGCCGGGCCGCCGAGGAACGCCTGACCCGCCTGACCCAGAACGCCGAGACGTACACGCTGATCCTGTTCGACCTGGACCACTTCAAACGCGTGAACGACATGCACGGGCACGCCATGGGCGACCTGGTGCTGCGCGGCGTCGCGGATGTCGCCCGCCGACACCTGCCGGAGGGCAGCCTGATGGCCCGCTGGGGCGGCGAGGAATTTCTGCTGATCCTGCCCGAACAGCGGGACAAGCACCTGCGCCCCATGCTCGACCGCCTGCGCGCCGATCTGCGCCACCACCGCTACGGCACCGTGAACGGCGTGACCGCCTGCTTCGGCGTGGCGACCGCCAGCCCGGCCGAGGACCCCACGGCGGTCGTGGAACGCGCCGATCTGGCCATGTACCGCGTGAAGCAGCAGGGCCGCAACGACGTGCACCTCGCCGACCTGCGCCGCACGCACGTCAGCTGA
- a CDS encoding 3-hydroxybutyrate dehydrogenase gives MTQDTHKQGRAALVTGGTSGIGLAIAQRLAQDGLRVAVLDLDRPQAREVARAHGLAFVGADLSRREDCRRAVDEAVAALGGLDVLVNNAGFQHIDPIAEFPEDTWDAMLHVMLTAPFLLSKYAWPHLTRSGQGRIVNVASIHGHVASPFKSAYISAKHGLIGLTRTAALEAGEQGLTVNAICPGYVRTPLVEGQIADQARTRGLTVQEVEQKVMLEPAAIKRLLDPEDVAALASYVVSPAAWGMTGAVLDLDLGWTAR, from the coding sequence ATGACGCAGGACACGCACAAGCAGGGCCGGGCCGCGCTGGTCACGGGCGGCACGAGTGGCATCGGGCTGGCGATCGCTCAGCGCCTCGCGCAGGATGGGTTGCGGGTGGCGGTGCTGGACCTGGATCGCCCTCAGGCGCGGGAGGTGGCGCGGGCGCATGGGCTGGCGTTCGTGGGGGCGGATCTGTCGCGCCGCGAGGACTGCCGCCGCGCGGTGGATGAGGCGGTGGCGGCGCTGGGTGGGCTGGACGTGCTGGTGAACAACGCGGGCTTCCAGCACATCGATCCGATCGCGGAGTTCCCGGAGGACACCTGGGACGCGATGCTGCACGTGATGCTCACGGCGCCGTTCCTGCTGAGCAAGTACGCGTGGCCGCACCTGACGCGTTCCGGGCAGGGGCGGATCGTGAACGTGGCGAGCATTCACGGGCACGTGGCGAGTCCGTTCAAGAGTGCGTACATCAGCGCGAAGCACGGTCTGATCGGCCTGACGCGCACGGCGGCGCTGGAGGCCGGTGAGCAGGGCCTGACCGTGAACGCCATCTGTCCGGGGTACGTGCGGACGCCGCTGGTCGAGGGGCAGATTGCGGATCAGGCCCGCACGCGCGGCCTGACGGTGCAGGAGGTCGAGCAGAAGGTGATGCTGGAACCCGCCGCGATCAAGCGCCTCCTGGACCCGGAGGACGTCGCGGCGCTGGCGAGTTACGTGGTCAGCCCGGCGGCGTGGGGCATGACGGGCGCGGTGCTGGACCTGGACCTGGGCTGGACTGCCCGGTAA
- a CDS encoding M3 family metallopeptidase, whose protein sequence is MTATQPEATGVSNPLLNVGFRIPFDRIRPEHAEGAVDTLLAQTQAKLEALASSGERNFANFMADLDTLTEQLDTVNTIVHHLDGVISSPEWHAAKMAILPKASEFYTKLSLHPGLWAALKAFAETPEAAALDPVRARHLKLTIDGFRREGADLEGADKERLLALNTRLAEVTSEFSKNVLDEIAAFEMYVPTERLAGVPQRVQDATRRDAEAKGKDGHRLTLHAPVLLPVLTYAEDREVRRDLWLANSRTGQQEGRDNRPLIREILKLRREKAQLLGFKDFADYVLQDRMAGSGARALAFERDLDARTRPAYERENEELRAFHREQVGADAPELEAWDVTYWAEKQRQVKYDFDEEALRPYFPMDGVLAGLFEITRHVFGITVAESEAPGWHPEVRYYTIHDETGTHIASFYTDWFPRDSKRGGAWMNAFITGGPREHGVEPHLGLMCGNMTPPDGDTPALLSIREVETVFHEFGHLLHHALSRVEVRSLSGTSVPWDFVELPSQIMENWVMERGALDLFARHYQTGETIPQDLFDRMVAARNYRAANAAMRQYSFGLTDLSLHVEFDPDSDTDHVAYARDLMATFQPTPLPDHYAQIAAFNHLFSSPVGYGAGYYSYKWAEVLDADAFSRFAQEGIFNRDTGRAFVDSVLSRGNSADPAELYREFMGRDPDADALLRRSGLL, encoded by the coding sequence ATGACTGCAACCCAACCCGAGGCGACCGGCGTCAGCAACCCCCTGCTGAACGTCGGGTTCCGCATTCCCTTCGACCGTATCCGCCCCGAGCACGCCGAGGGTGCCGTGGACACCCTGCTGGCGCAGACGCAGGCGAAACTCGAGGCGCTGGCCAGCAGCGGCGAGCGGAATTTTGCGAACTTTATGGCGGACCTGGACACGCTGACCGAACAGCTGGATACCGTGAACACCATCGTGCACCACCTCGACGGCGTGATCAGCAGCCCCGAATGGCACGCCGCGAAGATGGCGATCCTGCCCAAGGCCAGCGAGTTCTACACGAAACTCAGCCTGCACCCCGGCCTGTGGGCGGCGCTGAAGGCGTTCGCCGAGACGCCCGAGGCCGCCGCGCTCGACCCGGTGCGCGCCCGGCACCTGAAACTCACCATCGACGGGTTCCGCCGCGAGGGCGCCGACCTGGAAGGGGCGGACAAGGAACGCCTGCTGGCGCTGAACACCCGCCTCGCCGAGGTGACCAGCGAGTTCAGCAAGAACGTCCTCGACGAGATCGCCGCGTTCGAGATGTACGTCCCCACCGAACGCCTGGCGGGCGTGCCGCAGCGCGTGCAGGACGCCACCCGCCGCGACGCGGAGGCCAAGGGGAAAGACGGCCACCGCCTGACCCTGCACGCCCCGGTGCTGCTCCCGGTCCTCACGTACGCCGAGGACCGCGAGGTGCGCCGCGACCTGTGGCTCGCCAACAGCCGCACCGGACAGCAGGAGGGCCGCGACAACCGCCCCCTGATCCGCGAGATCCTCAAGCTCCGCCGCGAGAAGGCTCAGCTGCTCGGATTCAAGGACTTCGCGGACTACGTCCTGCAGGACCGCATGGCGGGCAGCGGCGCGCGCGCCCTGGCCTTCGAACGCGACCTGGACGCCCGCACCCGCCCCGCCTACGAACGCGAGAACGAGGAACTCCGCGCCTTCCACCGCGAGCAGGTCGGCGCCGACGCACCTGAACTGGAAGCCTGGGACGTCACGTACTGGGCCGAGAAGCAGCGGCAGGTCAAGTACGACTTCGACGAGGAAGCCCTGCGCCCCTACTTCCCCATGGACGGCGTCCTGGCGGGCCTGTTCGAGATCACCCGTCACGTGTTCGGCATCACCGTCGCCGAGAGCGAGGCCCCCGGCTGGCACCCCGAAGTGCGCTACTACACCATCCACGACGAGACGGGCACGCACATCGCGAGCTTCTACACCGACTGGTTCCCCCGCGACAGCAAACGCGGCGGCGCCTGGATGAACGCCTTCATCACCGGCGGCCCCCGCGAGCACGGCGTCGAACCGCACCTGGGCCTGATGTGCGGCAACATGACCCCCCCCGACGGCGACACGCCCGCCCTGCTGTCCATCCGTGAAGTCGAGACCGTCTTCCACGAGTTCGGGCACCTGCTGCACCACGCCCTGAGCCGCGTCGAGGTGCGCAGCCTGAGCGGCACCAGCGTCCCGTGGGACTTCGTGGAACTCCCCAGCCAGATCATGGAGAACTGGGTCATGGAACGCGGCGCGCTCGACCTGTTCGCCCGCCACTACCAGACCGGCGAGACCATCCCCCAGGACCTGTTTGACCGCATGGTCGCCGCGCGCAACTACCGCGCCGCGAACGCCGCCATGCGCCAGTACTCCTTCGGTCTGACCGACCTGAGCCTGCACGTCGAATTCGACCCGGACAGCGACACCGACCATGTCGCCTACGCCCGCGACCTCATGGCGACCTTCCAGCCCACCCCGCTGCCCGACCACTACGCGCAGATCGCCGCGTTCAACCACCTGTTCAGCAGCCCCGTCGGCTACGGCGCCGGGTACTACAGCTACAAGTGGGCCGAGGTCCTCGACGCCGACGCGTTCAGCCGCTTCGCGCAGGAAGGCATCTTCAACCGCGACACGGGCCGCGCCTTCGTGGACAGCGTCCTGAGCCGCGGCAACAGCGCCGACCCCGCCGAGCTGTACCGCGAGTTCATGGGCCGCGATCCCGACGCGGACGCTCTGCTGCGCCGCAGCGGACTCCTCTAA
- the rpmE gene encoding 50S ribosomal protein L31 — protein sequence MKKDIHPKVVPTKIIYQGKVVMETLSTKPEIHVDVWSGVHPFWTGEERFVDTEGRVDKFNKRFGDSYRNKKK from the coding sequence ATGAAGAAAGACATCCACCCCAAAGTCGTTCCCACCAAGATCATCTACCAGGGCAAAGTCGTGATGGAAACCCTGAGCACCAAGCCCGAGATCCACGTGGACGTCTGGAGCGGCGTGCACCCCTTCTGGACCGGCGAGGAGCGCTTCGTCGACACCGAAGGCCGCGTCGACAAGTTCAACAAGCGCTTCGGCGACAGCTACCGCAACAAGAAGAAGTAA
- a CDS encoding aminotransferase class I/II-fold pyridoxal phosphate-dependent enzyme, translating into MTSDVQSEALAQARAAYDAVKAKGLKLNMQRGQPADADFDLSNGLLTVLGEHDTHMDGLDLRNYPGGVAGLPSARAMFGAYLDLKPENVIVWNNASLELQGYVLTFALLHGPRGGQPWAGQKPKMIVTTPGYDRHFLLLQTLGFELLTVDMQPDGPDVEAIERLAADASVKGVLFVPTYSNPGGETISAEKARRLAGVKAAAPDFTIFADDAYRAHHLSPDPAGQDTPVNLVTLSRDAGYPDRTFVFASTSKITFAGAGLGFVGSSEDNVKWLSKFLNAQSIGPNKVEQARHVKFLQAYPGGLEGLMNDHAALIAPKFRAVDEVLRAELGDGGEFATWGSPRGGYFISLDTTAPVASRVVQLADEAGVSLTPAGATYPGGRDPHDRNIRLAPTRPPVEEVYEAMRAVATCVRLATEEYRAQQG; encoded by the coding sequence ATGACGAGTGACGTGCAGAGTGAGGCCCTGGCGCAGGCGCGCGCGGCGTACGACGCGGTGAAAGCGAAGGGTCTGAAACTGAACATGCAGCGCGGCCAGCCCGCCGACGCGGACTTCGACCTGAGTAACGGCCTGCTGACCGTGCTGGGCGAGCACGATACGCACATGGACGGCCTGGACCTGCGCAACTACCCCGGCGGTGTGGCGGGCCTGCCGTCCGCGCGGGCGATGTTCGGCGCGTACCTGGACCTGAAGCCCGAGAACGTGATCGTGTGGAACAACGCCAGCCTGGAACTCCAGGGGTACGTCCTGACGTTCGCGCTGCTGCACGGCCCGCGCGGCGGGCAGCCCTGGGCGGGGCAGAAACCGAAGATGATCGTCACGACGCCCGGCTACGACCGGCACTTCCTGCTGCTGCAGACGCTGGGCTTCGAACTGCTGACCGTGGACATGCAGCCCGACGGGCCGGACGTTGAGGCCATTGAGCGACTGGCGGCGGACGCGAGCGTGAAGGGCGTTCTGTTTGTGCCCACGTACTCGAACCCCGGCGGAGAGACCATCAGCGCCGAGAAGGCCCGCCGTCTGGCCGGGGTGAAGGCGGCCGCGCCGGACTTCACGATCTTCGCGGACGACGCGTACCGCGCCCACCACCTCTCCCCCGACCCGGCGGGGCAGGACACGCCGGTGAACCTCGTGACGCTGTCGCGGGACGCCGGGTACCCGGACCGGACGTTCGTGTTCGCCAGCACCAGCAAGATCACGTTCGCGGGCGCCGGGCTGGGCTTCGTGGGCAGCAGCGAGGACAACGTCAAGTGGCTGTCGAAGTTCCTGAACGCGCAGAGCATCGGCCCGAACAAGGTCGAGCAGGCCCGCCACGTCAAATTCCTCCAGGCGTACCCCGGCGGTCTGGAGGGCCTGATGAACGATCACGCGGCGCTGATCGCCCCGAAATTCCGCGCGGTGGACGAGGTGCTGCGCGCGGAACTGGGGGACGGCGGCGAGTTCGCCACCTGGGGTAGCCCCCGCGGTGGGTACTTCATCAGCCTGGACACGACCGCGCCGGTCGCGTCGCGCGTGGTGCAGCTGGCGGACGAGGCGGGCGTGAGTCTCACCCCGGCGGGCGCCACGTACCCCGGCGGGCGGGACCCACATGACCGCAACATCCGCCTCGCGCCGACGCGCCCCCCGGTCGAGGAAGTCTACGAGGCGATGCGCGCCGTCGCGACCTGCGTCCGGCTGGCCACCGAGGAGTACCGCGCGCAGCAGGGCTGA
- a CDS encoding CAP domain-containing protein, with amino-acid sequence MQTAQRTLGALAALVALGLPATAQSTAEQQLIKQLNQVRAQGVTCPGSGTRPVAGGLTFTPALSAAARMQAGYMSATGRITHTGANGSTPRVRAASTGVNAVSVTEIVFMGGSQNPESAIRWWLQSPVHCFWMNERRYTHVGAAVVQGSRGTAYVMVLSSQPR; translated from the coding sequence ATGCAGACCGCCCAGCGCACGCTGGGAGCCCTGGCGGCCCTTGTGGCCCTCGGACTCCCCGCCACGGCCCAGTCCACCGCCGAGCAGCAGCTGATCAAACAGCTGAACCAGGTGCGCGCCCAGGGCGTCACCTGCCCCGGCAGCGGCACCCGACCCGTCGCCGGCGGTCTCACGTTCACCCCGGCCCTCTCCGCCGCCGCGCGCATGCAGGCCGGGTACATGAGCGCCACCGGCCGCATCACCCACACCGGCGCGAACGGTAGCACCCCCCGCGTCCGCGCCGCCAGCACCGGCGTGAACGCCGTCAGCGTCACCGAGATCGTCTTCATGGGCGGCAGCCAGAACCCGGAAAGCGCGATCCGCTGGTGGCTGCAAAGCCCCGTGCACTGCTTCTGGATGAACGAACGCCGCTACACCCACGTCGGCGCCGCCGTCGTCCAGGGCTCCCGCGGCACCGCCTACGTCATGGTCCTCAGCAGCCAACCCCGGTAA
- a CDS encoding MarR family winged helix-turn-helix transcriptional regulator, with product MPNRYAGSPEDRAALDAYVKLWRAAHAVEVNANRHLSDYNLTISQFGVLEAIYHLGALSQRQLADKILRSSGNLTMVIDNLERDGLVRRDRDELDRRVMRVSLTDMGRTLIEQVLPGHVQGIRAVFSSMSPEDLAHLSALTRQLGRALSDPAPQDPEQRRGRRARPGPASSSS from the coding sequence ATGCCGAATCGTTACGCTGGTTCACCGGAAGACCGGGCTGCGCTGGACGCCTACGTGAAGTTGTGGCGCGCCGCGCACGCGGTCGAGGTGAACGCCAACCGTCATCTTTCCGACTACAACCTCACCATCAGCCAGTTCGGCGTGCTTGAAGCCATCTATCACCTGGGGGCGCTGAGTCAGCGGCAGCTGGCCGACAAGATCCTGCGCTCCAGCGGGAACCTGACCATGGTCATCGACAATCTGGAACGGGACGGACTGGTCCGCCGCGACCGGGATGAACTGGACCGCCGCGTCATGCGGGTCTCCCTGACCGACATGGGCCGCACCCTGATCGAACAGGTGCTGCCCGGGCACGTGCAGGGCATCCGGGCGGTGTTCAGTTCCATGAGCCCCGAGGATCTGGCGCACCTGAGCGCCCTGACCCGTCAGCTGGGCCGGGCCCTCAGCGACCCGGCCCCGCAGGATCCCGAGCAGCGCCGTGGCCGCCGCGCCCGGCCGGGCCCCGCCTCCAGTTCCAGCTGA
- a CDS encoding N-acetyltransferase, protein MDATLPHLTPIADADLAALRSLAHPDSPVSVDDLTRLAATRRPDEHHTQQAAFEHGEARGAVTTGVPRMDAHDGWLDLTLTLHPQEAGGPLADALLDAGLGVLRAAGATTAVTRVREDWWEHDFLRARGWQEADRMWLSTLDLRSLDFGAFAADEARARASGVRIVPLSDLGGWEAHQREHYELIHALLTDVPSARPVQVWPFEVWLERMPTLLPDTSGIMIALAPDGTWVGTSQLSQPIATRPGFVHNGLTGVRAGWRGHGLGLALKLAAARAALTRGFTHSRTGNHVINRPMLAINERLGFQREAATITLTREVGSGQ, encoded by the coding sequence ATGGACGCGACCCTCCCCCACCTGACCCCCATCGCGGACGCCGATCTGGCCGCGCTGCGTTCCCTGGCCCACCCGGACAGCCCCGTCAGCGTGGACGACCTGACCCGCCTGGCTGCCACGCGCCGCCCGGATGAGCACCACACCCAGCAGGCCGCGTTCGAACACGGCGAGGCGAGGGGGGCCGTGACGACGGGCGTGCCGCGCATGGACGCGCACGACGGCTGGCTAGACCTGACCCTGACCCTCCACCCGCAGGAGGCGGGGGGACCTCTGGCCGACGCGCTGCTGGACGCTGGGCTGGGTGTGCTGCGCGCAGCGGGCGCGACGACCGCCGTGACCCGCGTCCGCGAGGACTGGTGGGAGCATGACTTCCTGCGGGCGCGCGGCTGGCAGGAGGCGGACCGCATGTGGCTCAGCACCCTCGACCTGCGCAGCTTGGACTTCGGCGCGTTCGCCGCCGACGAGGCCCGCGCCCGCGCGAGCGGCGTGCGGATCGTCCCCCTGAGCGACCTGGGCGGCTGGGAAGCGCACCAGCGCGAACACTACGAGCTGATCCACGCGCTGCTGACCGACGTGCCCAGCGCCCGCCCCGTGCAGGTCTGGCCGTTCGAGGTGTGGCTGGAGCGCATGCCCACCCTGCTGCCCGACACGAGCGGCATCATGATCGCCCTCGCGCCGGACGGCACGTGGGTGGGGACCAGTCAGCTGTCGCAACCCATCGCCACGCGCCCCGGCTTCGTCCACAACGGCCTGACCGGCGTCCGCGCCGGGTGGCGCGGACACGGCCTGGGCCTCGCCCTGAAACTCGCCGCCGCCCGCGCCGCCCTGACACGGGGCTTCACGCACTCCCGCACCGGGAACCACGTCATCAACCGCCCCATGCTCGCCATCAACGAACGCCTGGGCTTCCAGCGCGAGGCGGCAACGATCACGCTGACGCGGGAAGTGGGGAGTGGGCAGTAG
- a CDS encoding LabA-like NYN domain-containing protein has product MQYVVHRPRVGVFIDTQNLYHSARDLMERTVNFETILKTATEGRELVHAISYTVERENEATARPFIYKLSTLGFKVRRMNLTLHHVTDGGKAIYEGNWDMGIVADIVRLMDHLDIVVLGSGDGDFTDIVEVLQERGKRVEVIAFREHTAQKLVDAADRFTHLPDIDGGLMPARQTRAATPKTEE; this is encoded by the coding sequence ATGCAATACGTCGTTCACCGCCCCCGCGTCGGGGTGTTCATTGACACGCAGAACCTCTACCACTCGGCCCGCGACCTGATGGAACGCACCGTGAACTTCGAGACGATCCTGAAGACCGCCACCGAGGGTCGCGAACTCGTGCACGCCATCAGTTACACCGTGGAACGCGAGAACGAGGCCACCGCCCGCCCGTTCATCTACAAGCTGTCCACGCTGGGCTTCAAGGTGCGGCGCATGAACCTCACGCTGCATCACGTCACGGACGGCGGCAAGGCCATCTACGAGGGGAACTGGGACATGGGCATCGTGGCCGACATAGTGCGCCTGATGGACCACCTCGACATCGTGGTGCTCGGCAGCGGCGACGGAGACTTCACCGACATCGTGGAGGTGCTGCAGGAGCGCGGCAAGCGCGTGGAGGTCATCGCGTTCCGGGAGCACACCGCGCAGAAACTCGTGGATGCCGCCGACCGCTTCACGCACCTGCCCGACATCGACGGCGGCCTGATGCCCGCCCGCCAGACCCGCGCCGCCACGCCCAAAACCGAGGAGTAA
- a CDS encoding thymidine kinase yields MLKSPYHGGHLEVIVGPMFSGKSEELIRRVTRAVIARQRVFVFKPALDDRYHESAVASHAGRTVHAVAVRGAADIRAHLSGEGTLLHAQGDTLPDVVGIDEVQFLDEAIIPLALDLADAGVRVILAGLDQDFRAEPFGFMPELLARAESVEKLTAICTVCGAPATRSQRLIGGQPARFDDPVVLVGAEESYEARCRVHHVLRN; encoded by the coding sequence GTGCTGAAATCCCCCTACCACGGCGGTCACCTGGAAGTCATCGTCGGCCCGATGTTCAGCGGGAAAAGCGAGGAACTCATCCGCCGCGTGACCCGCGCCGTGATTGCCCGGCAGCGCGTGTTCGTGTTCAAACCCGCCCTGGATGACCGCTACCACGAGTCCGCCGTCGCCAGTCACGCCGGACGGACCGTGCACGCCGTCGCAGTGCGCGGCGCGGCCGACATCCGCGCGCACCTGAGCGGCGAGGGCACCCTGCTGCACGCCCAGGGTGACACGTTGCCCGACGTGGTCGGCATCGACGAGGTGCAGTTCCTCGACGAGGCGATCATCCCCCTGGCGCTGGACCTCGCGGACGCCGGGGTGCGCGTGATCCTCGCCGGGCTGGACCAGGACTTCCGCGCCGAACCGTTCGGGTTCATGCCCGAACTGCTGGCCCGCGCCGAGAGCGTCGAGAAACTCACCGCGATCTGCACGGTGTGCGGCGCGCCCGCCACCCGCTCGCAGCGCCTGATCGGCGGTCAACCGGCCCGCTTCGACGATCCGGTCGTGCTCGTCGGCGCCGAGGAGAGCTACGAGGCGCGCTGCCGCGTGCATCACGTCCTGCGGAACTGA